One region of Psychrobacter sp. DAB_AL43B genomic DNA includes:
- a CDS encoding ATP-binding cassette domain-containing protein, translated as MIEFKDVGVRRDGRELFAGASFQLHPGHKVGLTGNNGTGKSTLFALLLTRMGTGDTEVTLDKGEVSIPDSWHVAHMAQEVGATTQTAIDYVLSGDEQWYEINATLNDLSSVSDEQIGILHQQFDEIDGYRTPTKAAQIMAGLGFNTNQHELPVEGFSGGWRMRLNLAKTLMSRADLMLLDEPTNHLDLDAILWLETWINAFTGLVIVISHDQTFLDNTVGHILHVEQQKITLYTGNYQQFIRTRHERMAQQQQAFEKQEATKAHLDDFIRRFRAKASKAKQAQSRIKQLERMAELSPMMADNPFSFRFYEPANMSSPLIELTDADIGYSDTPLLYNANVQVTPDTRIGLLGMNGAGKSTLIKALVGELGVLTGSYNVSDTLKLGYFNQHQMDILDPKATPIEMMRRLAGKTSDAMLRSFLGSFDFRGDRIDTPSELFSGGERARLTLALIVWQRPNVLVLDEPTNHLDLQMRQALTIALQGFEGAVVLVSHDRELIANVCDELFLVHDGQIDEFDGDISDYGKWLAEKRKQENSQDKNTSKKKSKKESKKFVSRETNDNSADSHASKQVGNNESQPALSKDAQRKLAAEQRKLTAPIRRDIENIEKALADIDKKLATLETKLADTEFYEESRKSDLMKLLNEQTALQQQHSDNEEKLLLAMTTLEEMEADIS; from the coding sequence ATGATCGAATTTAAAGACGTTGGTGTTCGCCGTGATGGTCGTGAGTTGTTTGCGGGCGCAAGCTTCCAGCTACATCCGGGCCATAAAGTTGGCTTAACGGGCAATAACGGTACCGGTAAATCGACCTTGTTTGCCTTATTGTTGACACGAATGGGCACCGGTGATACCGAAGTGACGCTTGATAAAGGTGAAGTGAGCATTCCTGATAGCTGGCATGTGGCGCACATGGCGCAGGAAGTTGGCGCGACCACACAGACCGCGATTGACTATGTACTCAGCGGTGATGAGCAGTGGTACGAGATTAATGCTACCTTGAATGACTTGAGCAGCGTCAGTGACGAGCAGATTGGCATACTGCATCAGCAGTTTGACGAAATTGATGGTTATCGTACGCCGACTAAAGCGGCACAAATCATGGCGGGTTTAGGTTTTAATACCAATCAGCATGAATTGCCGGTAGAAGGCTTTTCGGGTGGTTGGCGCATGCGTCTAAACCTTGCTAAAACCTTGATGAGCCGTGCTGATTTAATGTTACTCGATGAGCCAACCAACCATTTGGACTTAGACGCTATTCTTTGGCTTGAGACTTGGATTAATGCCTTTACTGGTCTGGTCATTGTTATCTCGCATGACCAAACCTTTTTAGATAATACCGTCGGTCATATCTTGCATGTTGAACAACAAAAAATTACCCTTTATACCGGTAACTACCAGCAGTTTATTCGTACCCGTCATGAGCGTATGGCACAGCAGCAACAAGCTTTTGAGAAGCAAGAAGCAACGAAAGCGCATTTAGATGACTTTATTCGTCGTTTTCGTGCAAAGGCCAGTAAAGCAAAGCAAGCGCAGAGCCGTATCAAGCAGCTTGAACGCATGGCTGAGCTGTCACCGATGATGGCGGACAATCCGTTTTCGTTCCGCTTTTATGAGCCTGCTAATATGAGCTCGCCATTGATTGAGTTGACCGATGCCGATATTGGTTATAGCGACACCCCGCTGCTTTATAATGCCAATGTACAAGTAACCCCTGACACTCGTATCGGACTACTTGGGATGAATGGCGCTGGTAAATCGACCTTGATTAAAGCCTTGGTCGGTGAGCTTGGTGTATTAACGGGCAGTTATAATGTTTCAGACACGCTAAAGCTTGGCTACTTTAACCAGCATCAAATGGATATTCTTGATCCCAAGGCAACCCCGATAGAGATGATGCGTCGTTTAGCAGGCAAAACTTCTGATGCGATGCTACGGTCGTTTTTGGGTAGCTTTGATTTCCGTGGCGACCGTATCGATACCCCAAGTGAGCTATTCTCTGGTGGCGAGCGGGCGCGTTTGACCTTGGCATTAATCGTTTGGCAGCGTCCGAACGTCCTCGTACTCGATGAGCCAACCAACCATTTAGATTTACAAATGCGTCAAGCGTTGACCATCGCCTTGCAAGGGTTCGAAGGGGCAGTGGTACTGGTCTCGCATGACCGCGAGCTGATTGCCAACGTCTGTGATGAGCTGTTTTTGGTACATGATGGGCAAATCGATGAGTTCGATGGCGATATCAGTGACTATGGTAAGTGGCTAGCTGAAAAACGTAAGCAAGAAAACTCACAAGATAAAAATACCAGTAAGAAAAAAAGTAAAAAAGAGAGTAAGAAGTTTGTTTCACGTGAAACGAATGACAATTCAGCAGACAGCCATGCGAGCAAGCAAGTGGGTAATAATGAGTCTCAGCCTGCGCTTAGTAAAGATGCCCAGCGTAAATTAGCCGCTGAGCAACGCAAACTAACCGCGCCTATTCGCCGCGATATTGAAAATATAGAAAAAGCCCTAGCTGATATTGATAAGAAGTTAGCGACCCTTGAGACAAAGCTTGCCGATACTGAGTTTTATGAAGAAAGCCGTAAGTCTGACTTAATGAAACTACTCAACGAGCAAACAGCATTGCAGCAGCAACATAGTGATAATGAAGAAAAACTATTGCTAGCGATGACGACGTTAGAGGAAATGGAAGCGGACATTAGCTAA
- a CDS encoding septal ring lytic transglycosylase RlpA family protein, producing MSYLIKSLVITLSLLLSTTVFAGNTSYYGSKFHGKRTASGSIFNMNSLTAAHKTLPFGTKVQVTNKKTKQSVIVKITDRGPFIKGRILDLSKAAAGQINCQLCTTTMKILSYGDGKYRMQ from the coding sequence ATGTCTTATTTAATTAAGTCTTTGGTTATCACATTATCACTATTATTAAGCACCACCGTTTTTGCCGGAAACACCAGTTATTATGGTAGTAAGTTTCATGGTAAACGTACTGCTAGTGGTAGTATCTTCAATATGAACTCCCTAACTGCTGCGCATAAGACGCTGCCGTTTGGTACGAAGGTACAAGTGACCAACAAAAAGACAAAGCAGAGCGTGATCGTAAAAATTACGGATAGAGGACCTTTTATTAAAGGTCGAATTCTTGATTTATCGAAAGCCGCTGCGGGTCAAATAAACTGTCAGCTTTGTACGACCACCATGAAAATCCTCTCTTACGGGGATGGTAAATATCGTATGCAATAA
- a CDS encoding DUF4105 domain-containing protein — protein sequence MATIEQASNESVVCKYPARYLWLNHHLPELNISFKNCAQLPDPTQEISLILVSNYLKNPTSSFGHVLVKTSMPTDDKDSTIKEVRELSSENLLNNPYNFGARIPANENGAMYAIKGLFGLYDAGFSETEFFKQDAVYSKNEQRDMWEYVLNLEAFETQLLNYHLYEAKLARFDYYFIKQNCGYRSGEILELISDVKTTERIGPWYAPDYVFDQLLEHDNGTEPLVASVRYLPSEQTQLREKFVQLSKPIQSIINGIIITEDTTSLATLNADDRALALDFLILHRTYQISQEHTPHQQALKNELLSQRFTLPASNRLAKLVVPNKASPALSSKTTQTKVILYDDKAEVGLSLFVKDPLNAYTDIDKRFEAVQVSLGYDFDDSKWTLTDFVFLDMQQIEDLRQPLSGEPKLSWQLKTGARTDLFTGNHHSPYAQAGMGAGAKFGQHLLGYGMVNATVHDQDRHADIGIEFGLRAKRDQQSAELSYIASKREGRASIALTKLTLRQQLSKNNDARIVVTHANNAALSDLDSSAASLAWHHYW from the coding sequence ATGGCAACGATAGAGCAGGCAAGTAACGAGAGCGTTGTCTGCAAATATCCAGCCAGATATTTATGGCTCAATCACCATTTACCTGAATTGAATATCAGTTTCAAAAACTGCGCACAGTTGCCAGATCCAACCCAAGAAATAAGCCTCATCTTAGTCAGTAATTACTTAAAAAATCCCACCTCTTCGTTCGGTCATGTATTGGTCAAAACCAGTATGCCAACAGACGATAAAGACAGTACTATTAAAGAAGTGAGAGAGCTTTCAAGCGAGAATTTGCTCAATAACCCCTATAACTTTGGCGCGCGTATTCCAGCCAATGAAAATGGTGCAATGTATGCTATCAAAGGGCTTTTTGGACTGTATGATGCTGGATTTTCGGAGACAGAGTTTTTTAAACAAGATGCTGTGTACTCTAAGAATGAGCAACGAGATATGTGGGAGTATGTCCTCAATCTTGAAGCGTTTGAAACGCAGTTATTGAACTACCATTTATACGAAGCAAAATTAGCCCGATTTGATTATTACTTCATCAAGCAAAATTGTGGCTATCGTTCAGGCGAGATATTAGAGTTGATTAGCGATGTAAAAACGACTGAGCGTATAGGCCCGTGGTACGCACCAGATTATGTGTTTGACCAGTTGTTAGAACACGATAATGGCACAGAGCCATTAGTAGCTTCGGTACGTTATTTACCTTCTGAGCAAACGCAGCTGCGAGAGAAGTTTGTACAACTGTCCAAGCCAATACAAAGTATTATTAATGGGATCATTATTACAGAGGATACCACTTCGCTTGCCACTTTGAATGCCGATGATAGAGCGCTTGCACTGGATTTTTTGATTTTGCATCGCACCTATCAAATATCACAAGAGCATACGCCACATCAGCAAGCATTAAAAAATGAATTGTTGAGTCAACGTTTTACGCTACCAGCCAGTAACCGTTTAGCTAAGCTGGTTGTGCCTAATAAAGCGTCACCCGCATTGAGTAGTAAAACCACGCAAACTAAAGTGATTTTATATGATGACAAAGCGGAGGTAGGGCTATCACTATTTGTGAAAGATCCGCTCAACGCTTACACTGATATTGATAAGCGGTTTGAAGCAGTACAAGTCTCTTTGGGCTATGATTTTGATGATAGTAAGTGGACGCTGACAGACTTCGTCTTTTTAGACATGCAGCAGATTGAAGACCTTAGACAACCGTTATCAGGCGAGCCCAAATTATCTTGGCAATTAAAAACAGGTGCTCGCACCGACTTGTTTACAGGTAATCATCACAGCCCTTATGCGCAAGCTGGCATGGGAGCGGGTGCAAAATTTGGTCAGCACCTACTTGGCTATGGTATGGTAAATGCGACTGTTCACGATCAAGACCGACATGCCGATATCGGTATCGAGTTTGGTTTGCGCGCTAAGCGTGACCAACAAAGTGCTGAGTTGTCTTATATTGCTTCTAAACGAGAGGGTCGTGCATCTATTGCCCTCACCAAATTGACATTACGTCAACAGTTATCAAAGAATAATGATGCCAGAATCGTAGTGACACATGCCAATAATGCGGCTTTAAGCGATTTAGACAGTTCAGCGGCGAGTCTCGCTTGGCATCATTACTGGTAA
- a CDS encoding DnaJ C-terminal domain-containing protein: MAEKNYYDILGVKKDASDADIKKKYRKLVRQFHPDVSDDPDADNKIAEINNAYETIRDKDKRAEYDAMLNNPFAGQGGGFGGSSNRQAGGGQRWEDMKGQFGEGEAYGDGGFRFDDIFSAFGRGARGQAGGQTQYGDFGAQNSKGQDQHAEITVDLASVYSGDDYSIKLNVPVRQPNGSVEYENKTLKIKIPKGITDGKQIRLAGQGAAGSGSGKNGDLFLKVKIRHAANIRVEGADVYQTVNITPWEAALGEKINVSTPAGTLGVTIPKNSKSGSNLRLKGKGIPAKQAGDLYLTLNIVNPSINSEAETQAYEALKQAFADTSIDR, encoded by the coding sequence ATGGCAGAGAAAAACTACTATGACATTTTAGGGGTCAAAAAAGACGCCTCGGACGCAGATATCAAGAAAAAATATCGTAAGCTCGTTCGTCAATTTCATCCGGATGTTAGTGACGATCCAGATGCTGACAATAAGATTGCTGAGATTAATAACGCTTACGAGACCATCAGAGATAAAGACAAGCGCGCTGAATATGACGCGATGCTAAACAATCCGTTTGCCGGTCAAGGCGGTGGTTTTGGTGGCAGCTCTAATAGGCAGGCTGGCGGTGGACAACGCTGGGAAGATATGAAAGGTCAATTTGGTGAAGGCGAAGCCTATGGTGACGGAGGTTTTCGCTTCGATGATATTTTTTCTGCTTTTGGTCGCGGGGCGCGTGGACAAGCTGGTGGTCAAACGCAGTACGGTGATTTTGGCGCGCAAAATAGCAAAGGTCAAGATCAGCATGCAGAGATTACCGTTGATTTGGCCTCGGTTTATAGTGGCGACGACTACAGTATCAAGTTAAACGTGCCGGTTCGTCAGCCTAACGGTAGCGTAGAGTATGAGAATAAAACCCTTAAAATTAAAATTCCTAAAGGCATTACCGATGGCAAGCAAATTCGCCTAGCTGGGCAGGGCGCGGCTGGTAGCGGTAGTGGTAAAAATGGCGATTTATTTTTAAAGGTTAAGATTCGTCATGCGGCCAACATTCGTGTCGAAGGTGCGGATGTCTATCAAACCGTTAATATAACGCCATGGGAAGCGGCATTGGGTGAGAAAATTAACGTCAGTACACCAGCAGGTACACTAGGTGTAACGATTCCTAAAAACAGCAAATCAGGCAGCAACTTACGTCTAAAAGGTAAGGGTATCCCAGCCAAGCAAGCGGGTGATTTATACTTAACCTTAAATATTGTCAATCCTAGTATCAATAGCGAAGCGGAAACCCAAGCTTATGAGGCGTTAAAACAAGCCTTTGCTGATACCAGTATCGACCGTTAA
- a CDS encoding chaperone modulator CbpM, whose protein sequence is MKHSPEFTDIIMSLDELVSACGQERQWVIELIEEDIIEYDVPEHEQFTGYQLTIVRRASRLSRDFEASVPAIGLILELLEEVEQLRQLKHQLDSQKPVIEVDI, encoded by the coding sequence ATGAAACATTCGCCTGAATTTACCGACATTATCATGAGCTTAGATGAGCTAGTCTCTGCCTGTGGTCAAGAGCGTCAATGGGTTATCGAATTGATTGAAGAAGATATCATTGAGTACGATGTGCCTGAACACGAGCAATTCACTGGTTATCAGCTGACGATCGTGCGCCGTGCTTCACGCCTCAGTCGCGACTTTGAAGCCAGCGTCCCTGCTATTGGTTTGATACTTGAGCTATTAGAGGAGGTCGAGCAATTACGCCAACTAAAACATCAGCTAGATAGTCAGAAACCTGTCATTGAAGTAGATATCTAG
- the sstT gene encoding serine/threonine transporter SstT, with product MRSLIAMYQRIGLVPLIIIGLILGVLIGWLAPSVGIALGLLGTLFVGALKAVAPILVFILVMAAISQHRSGNEVFVKPVLIMYMFGTFLAALTAVGASFLFPTKLVLINAVIEQVPPANLKEVLTNLLLSLVANPVGAIAEANYIGILAWAIIIGFALRQASDTARTVVSDFSDAISQVVKWVIALAPFGILGLVANTVAETGFAALAGYARILMVLVGCMLFIALVVNPLIVLVKTGKNPYPLVFICLRESGITAFFTRSSAANIPVNMNLARKLGLHEDTYSVTIPLGATINMAGAAITINVLTLAAAHTLGIEVTFASALLLSLVATISACGASGVAGGSLLLIPLAASLFSIPNDIAMQVVAIGFIIGVIQDSAETALNSSTDVLFTAAADPKYAR from the coding sequence ATGCGTTCATTGATTGCGATGTACCAGCGTATAGGGCTGGTGCCGCTCATTATTATCGGTTTAATATTAGGCGTGTTGATTGGTTGGTTAGCACCAAGTGTTGGTATTGCCTTAGGATTATTAGGAACGCTATTTGTTGGGGCCCTAAAAGCTGTTGCCCCAATTTTGGTATTTATCTTGGTCATGGCAGCCATTAGCCAACACCGCAGTGGCAATGAAGTTTTTGTCAAACCAGTGCTGATTATGTATATGTTTGGCACCTTTTTGGCTGCACTGACTGCCGTAGGTGCAAGCTTCTTATTTCCAACAAAGTTGGTCTTAATCAATGCGGTTATTGAGCAAGTTCCACCGGCCAACCTCAAAGAAGTGTTGACCAACCTTCTGCTAAGTCTAGTAGCGAACCCCGTCGGTGCGATCGCTGAAGCCAATTATATTGGTATTTTAGCGTGGGCAATCATCATTGGTTTTGCACTGCGTCAAGCCAGTGATACCGCTCGTACCGTGGTCAGTGATTTTTCTGATGCCATCTCACAAGTGGTAAAATGGGTCATTGCCTTAGCGCCTTTCGGTATTTTGGGCTTGGTTGCCAATACAGTTGCTGAGACAGGTTTTGCCGCTTTGGCAGGTTATGCCCGTATCTTGATGGTGCTGGTCGGCTGTATGTTATTTATAGCGTTGGTGGTCAACCCACTCATTGTCCTTGTTAAGACGGGTAAGAATCCTTATCCACTGGTTTTCATTTGCCTACGTGAGTCAGGCATTACCGCATTCTTTACTCGCAGTTCAGCGGCTAACATTCCGGTCAACATGAATCTTGCACGCAAATTAGGTCTACACGAAGACACTTATTCAGTGACCATTCCCTTGGGTGCAACCATTAATATGGCGGGGGCAGCGATTACTATTAACGTCTTAACCCTTGCTGCTGCTCATACGCTCGGTATCGAAGTGACGTTTGCATCAGCGCTGTTATTGAGTTTGGTGGCAACGATTAGTGCTTGCGGTGCGTCGGGTGTCGCTGGTGGTTCATTGCTGCTGATTCCGCTTGCTGCCAGTTTATTTAGTATCCCAAACGACATCGCCATGCAAGTAGTTGCCATTGGCTTTATCATCGGCGTCATACAAGACTCGGCAGAAACAGCTTTGAACTCGTCAACAGACGTGTTATTTACCGCTGCTGCTGATCCAAAATATGCGCGTTAA
- a CDS encoding DNA polymerase III subunit chi translates to MKVSFYVLTESKAQDFLGFICQLTQTALNKSNQSLLILIDDDELLSTLDKALWAQEATSFIPHQCLLGADTDVANTNVTNTGFSNADINNKALAPVLLGSYMPADFKGIVLNTTIHPVNTFMAATNNAQPTRVLELIKPDETSMQEGRHKYKSYQQLDYELTHFKV, encoded by the coding sequence ATGAAAGTTAGCTTTTATGTATTAACTGAGAGTAAAGCCCAAGATTTCTTGGGCTTTATTTGTCAGCTCACCCAAACGGCGCTCAATAAAAGCAATCAGTCCTTGTTGATTCTTATCGACGATGATGAATTGCTGTCGACGCTTGATAAGGCATTATGGGCACAAGAGGCAACTAGCTTTATACCACATCAATGCCTCTTAGGCGCTGATACTGATGTTGCTAATACTAATGTGACTAATACTGGTTTTTCTAATGCTGATATTAATAATAAAGCATTAGCACCAGTGTTGCTTGGCAGCTATATGCCAGCCGACTTCAAAGGCATCGTACTTAATACCACGATACATCCCGTGAACACCTTTATGGCAGCAACCAATAATGCTCAACCTACTCGGGTACTTGAGCTGATAAAACCTGACGAAACTAGCATGCAAGAAGGTCGTCATAAGTATAAAAGCTATCAACAATTAGACTATGAGCTGACCCATTTCAAAGTTTAA
- a CDS encoding leucyl aminopeptidase: MNIKLTQTLPKTHTQKILKKEAKSKDAACLVVLIDDKKNILAESVLSDYQTRIEQLIEVSHFNGKACETVADYALAGDKKTTKENPVQLLLVGVGNIDKLRHSVLEKIANTIYKSTQKRVDSITVALGDALEENQFGQFSLSLLAASYRFDKYKSEQQTPVLTDIYLLAEPSLEESLDFAQAVFTGQSLTRDVANEPGNICFPAYMAEQAQELAATYPDLLKVTVLGEKEMSALGMNCFLSVAQGSTKEGKLVLMEYRGQSNFSVNADGDTSKATTNSAKVAGGLKALADKLPTKSASKKAAKKSEQNSEDSAQTNNAPAANDDAPIVLVGKGVTFDSGGISIKPGAAMDEMKFDMGGSAAVLGTLKALCEARLPINVVGALACAENMPSGEATRPGDIIRAMNGKSVEILNTDAEGRLVLCDTLCYVQKYYQPKAIIDVATLTGACVVALGHVRSAVFSNDEDVLFDLENASHLSGDLIWHMPMDDEYQAQIDSPIADIQNIGGKGAGAVTAACFLSRFIEEGQAWAHLDIAGTAWISGQDKAATGRPVPLFMQYLKNHANMA, translated from the coding sequence ATGAATATTAAATTAACGCAAACTCTACCAAAAACCCATACACAAAAAATTCTTAAAAAAGAAGCCAAAAGTAAAGACGCCGCCTGCCTCGTCGTCTTAATCGATGATAAAAAAAATATCTTAGCTGAGTCGGTATTGAGCGACTATCAAACCCGTATTGAGCAATTGATTGAAGTGTCGCACTTTAATGGTAAAGCTTGTGAAACCGTAGCTGACTATGCGCTGGCTGGCGATAAAAAAACCACCAAAGAAAATCCAGTACAGCTGTTATTGGTCGGTGTGGGTAATATTGATAAATTGCGTCATAGCGTCCTAGAAAAAATTGCTAATACCATTTATAAGAGCACCCAAAAGCGTGTTGACTCTATCACTGTGGCCTTGGGTGATGCGTTAGAAGAAAACCAGTTTGGTCAATTTTCCTTAAGTCTGCTGGCAGCAAGCTATCGTTTTGACAAGTACAAATCTGAGCAGCAAACGCCTGTTTTAACGGACATCTACTTATTGGCAGAGCCGTCTTTAGAAGAGTCATTAGACTTTGCACAAGCGGTCTTTACTGGTCAAAGCTTGACCCGTGATGTCGCCAATGAGCCGGGCAATATTTGTTTCCCAGCTTATATGGCTGAGCAAGCACAGGAATTGGCAGCCACTTATCCTGACCTATTAAAAGTCACCGTATTAGGTGAGAAAGAGATGTCTGCACTGGGTATGAACTGCTTCTTATCGGTCGCGCAAGGCTCTACCAAAGAAGGCAAACTTGTACTAATGGAATATCGTGGTCAGTCTAATTTTAGTGTCAATGCTGATGGCGATACTAGCAAAGCCACTACCAACAGCGCAAAAGTGGCTGGTGGTCTAAAAGCGTTGGCTGATAAATTACCAACCAAATCTGCTAGCAAGAAAGCCGCTAAAAAATCTGAACAAAATAGCGAAGACAGTGCTCAAACTAATAATGCCCCTGCTGCAAATGATGATGCGCCTATCGTGCTTGTCGGTAAAGGTGTTACCTTCGATTCAGGTGGTATCTCAATCAAACCGGGTGCGGCGATGGATGAGATGAAATTTGATATGGGTGGCTCTGCTGCGGTACTCGGTACCCTAAAAGCACTATGTGAAGCGCGCCTACCCATTAACGTCGTCGGTGCGCTAGCTTGTGCTGAAAATATGCCATCAGGCGAGGCAACGCGTCCAGGCGATATTATCAGAGCAATGAACGGTAAGTCAGTTGAAATCCTAAATACCGACGCTGAAGGTCGTTTAGTATTGTGCGATACCTTGTGCTACGTACAAAAGTATTATCAGCCAAAAGCCATCATCGATGTCGCAACCTTGACCGGTGCTTGTGTGGTTGCATTGGGTCACGTCCGCTCAGCGGTCTTTAGTAATGACGAAGATGTGTTGTTTGACTTAGAAAACGCCAGTCATTTATCTGGTGATCTTATCTGGCATATGCCGATGGATGACGAGTATCAAGCGCAGATTGACTCGCCTATCGCTGATATACAAAATATCGGTGGTAAAGGTGCTGGCGCTGTGACTGCTGCCTGTTTCTTATCGCGCTTTATAGAAGAAGGTCAAGCATGGGCGCATTTAGACATTGCTGGTACGGCATGGATTTCAGGTCAAGACAAAGCAGCGACTGGTCGTCCAGTGCCATTATTCATGCAATACCTAAAAAACCATGCAAATATGGCATAA
- a CDS encoding cysteine hydrolase family protein, which translates to MSTPSTLLELAGGKFDTLDWSNCVIVLIDYQNEYVDGAMPLGQAGTKAIENARLLLDKARQQDIPIFHIAHHGNEQIFDPSSANVAIVDSLQPMNDEKIITKMHPNAFYDTELQELIESTDKQQIIFAGFMSHMCVSSSVRAAFDLGFQNFVCHDACATRDLPSVTGQVIKASTVHDSAMAALQDRFAALVATDKLING; encoded by the coding sequence ATGTCTACGCCTTCTACCTTACTCGAACTCGCTGGTGGTAAATTTGATACGCTTGATTGGTCAAATTGCGTAATCGTCCTTATCGACTATCAAAACGAATACGTTGATGGTGCAATGCCTTTAGGACAAGCAGGTACTAAAGCTATTGAAAACGCACGCCTACTCCTTGATAAAGCCCGTCAGCAAGACATCCCTATTTTTCACATCGCTCATCACGGCAATGAGCAAATTTTTGATCCATCCTCTGCTAATGTTGCCATTGTTGATAGCTTACAGCCAATGAACGATGAAAAAATCATCACCAAAATGCACCCTAATGCCTTTTATGATACCGAGCTACAAGAGCTTATAGAATCTACTGACAAACAGCAGATTATTTTTGCCGGTTTTATGAGTCATATGTGCGTCAGTTCAAGCGTTAGAGCAGCGTTTGACTTAGGTTTCCAGAATTTTGTATGTCATGATGCTTGTGCCACTCGCGACCTGCCTAGCGTGACAGGGCAAGTTATAAAGGCAAGCACTGTGCATGATAGTGCAATGGCAGCGCTTCAGGATAGATTTGCCGCTCTAGTAGCGACTGATAAATTAATTAATGGCTAA
- a CDS encoding LPS export ABC transporter permease LptF: MNCTNTNPFLRVPIVILRRYMTQQVASTTALVLGFLVVMMLGGRLIRYFGIAAEGNLDISLLFTIIGYNLPYFLELILPLAFFIALMLVFGRLYVDQEMAVINASGVSRGRLGRLMTPLILALFVGEAALSIVGKPWGVRSSESVWQQQALTSAFDLIRPNQFISSGNYHLYVGSLSDDKKQLQDVILIQSEPEKKGGSAKNNTVKDAAMDVKNNIDPETAEQLNIPELPKALINNSNISKDTITLAKRAEQVETGNSGVTQLDLFQGRRYEVGAGSLKYNQVGFDRYRITLTEPSEAVITEDNIETQAIGPLWQAATGSSQVGSNNAMRAAQGELGYRLALPWLMIIAPMLAVPLAQVRPRQGRWLRLFPSILLFVSCALGIISLKNAVGKGSVSVWAYAWLILGFMALALYMNWGSRVQHRLRFRKQEHEPLIVNNNQNSGSQGGQS, from the coding sequence ATGAATTGTACGAATACCAACCCTTTTTTAAGAGTGCCTATTGTGATATTACGCCGCTACATGACCCAACAAGTTGCTTCTACTACCGCTTTGGTATTGGGTTTTTTAGTGGTGATGATGCTTGGCGGTCGTTTGATCCGTTACTTTGGCATCGCGGCTGAAGGCAATCTTGATATCAGCTTGTTATTTACCATTATTGGTTATAATTTGCCGTATTTTTTAGAGTTGATTCTACCGTTAGCATTTTTTATCGCCTTAATGTTGGTATTTGGGCGGCTGTATGTTGACCAAGAAATGGCGGTGATCAATGCCAGTGGCGTGTCGCGCGGTAGACTTGGGCGTTTGATGACCCCATTGATTCTGGCATTGTTTGTCGGTGAAGCGGCTTTATCCATCGTTGGAAAACCGTGGGGGGTGCGTTCATCCGAGAGTGTTTGGCAGCAGCAAGCCTTGACCAGCGCTTTTGATTTAATTCGGCCCAATCAATTTATCAGCAGTGGTAATTATCATCTATATGTGGGCAGTTTGAGTGATGATAAAAAACAATTGCAAGATGTGATATTGATCCAAAGTGAACCTGAGAAAAAGGGCGGTTCAGCTAAAAATAATACTGTTAAAGATGCTGCCATGGATGTTAAAAACAACATCGATCCTGAAACTGCCGAGCAATTAAATATTCCAGAGCTGCCAAAGGCGCTTATAAACAATAGCAACATTAGCAAAGACACCATTACGCTTGCCAAACGTGCTGAGCAAGTAGAGACGGGTAATAGCGGCGTGACTCAATTGGATTTATTCCAAGGTCGCCGTTATGAAGTCGGCGCTGGTAGTCTAAAATACAATCAAGTGGGCTTTGATCGTTATCGCATCACCTTGACGGAACCCTCCGAAGCAGTCATTACCGAAGACAATATTGAAACGCAAGCGATTGGACCGTTATGGCAAGCGGCTACGGGTAGCTCACAAGTCGGCAGTAACAATGCAATGCGTGCGGCACAAGGTGAGCTTGGTTATCGCTTGGCGTTACCCTGGCTGATGATTATTGCGCCGATGCTGGCGGTGCCACTGGCGCAAGTACGTCCGCGTCAAGGTCGCTGGTTACGTCTATTTCCCTCTATTTTATTATTTGTCAGCTGTGCGCTCGGTATCATTTCGCTTAAAAATGCAGTCGGTAAAGGTAGCGTTAGCGTTTGGGCGTATGCATGGCTTATCTTAGGGTTTATGGCATTAGCCCTTTATATGAATTGGGGCAGCCGTGTGCAACATCGGTTGCGCTTTCGCAAACAAGAGCATGAGCCTTTAATAGTTAATAATAATCAAAATAGTGGCTCACAAGGAGGGCAGTCATAA